A portion of the Oncorhynchus gorbuscha isolate QuinsamMale2020 ecotype Even-year linkage group LG07, OgorEven_v1.0, whole genome shotgun sequence genome contains these proteins:
- the rps20 gene encoding 40S ribosomal protein S20 gives MAFKDTGKAPVEAEVAIHRIRITLTSRNVKSLEKVCADLIRGAKEKNLKVKGPVRMPTKTLRITTRKTPCGEGSKTWDRFQMRIHKRLIDLHSPSEIVKQITSISIEPGVEVEVTIADA, from the exons ATG GCGTTCAAGGACACCGGTAAAGCCCCTGTTGAGGCTGAGGTTGCCATCCATCGCATCCGTATCACCCTCACCAGCCGCAATGTCAAATCTCTGGAAAAGG TGTGTGCAGACCTTATCCGTGGAGCTAAGGAGAAGAACCTCAAGGTGAAGGGTCCAGTCCGTATGCCCACCAAG ACTCTGCGCATCACCACCAGAAAGACACCCTGTGGAGAAGGCTCCAAGACCTGGGATCGTTTCCAGATGCGCATCCACAAGCGTTTGATCGACCTCCACAGTCCCTCTGAGATTGTCAAGCAGATCACCTCAATCAGCATTGAGCCTGGTGTAGAGGTTGAGGTCACCATCGCTGATGCATAA
- the mos gene encoding proto-oncogene serine/threonine-protein kinase mos, protein MPSPIPLTRLLPKDLYPSLDFGACSSPLAKYSNDSTLRIPTQRFHGKVATRLWSSTIDWKELQSMQPIGSGGFGSVYRSVYFGETVAVKKVKKCVKNKLASRQSFWAELNAAHLRHKNIVRIIAATTCIPENLENGDNIGTIVMEYAGERTLHQVIYGCAETLEVDRWITFSKNIAHGLQFLHSHGIVHLDIKPANVLVSREDVCKIVDFGCSLKLEVGGDRPSPQMSLGGGTYTHRAPELLKGGDVSPKSDIYSLGITIWQMITREQPYTGDRQYVLYAVVAYDLRPSVTDESFKSHHGDLCRSIVSKCWSGEPSWRPSAQDVITDLDKIRSEH, encoded by the coding sequence ATGCCATCCCCAATTCCCCTGACACGCTTGTTGCCTAAAGACCTTTATCCATCTCTAGATTTTGGAGCTTGCAGCAGTCCACTGGCAAAGTATTCCAACGATTCCACCCTACGAATTCCAACTCAACGGTTCCATGGGAAGGTCGCAACCAGGCTATGGTCATCCACCATTGATTGGAAGGAACTGCAATCCATGCAGCCCATCGGATCTGGGGGGTTTGGGTCCGTTTACAGAAGTGTGTACTTTGGGGAGACTGTCGCTGTCAAAAAAGTGAAGAAATGCGTCAAGAATAAACTCGCCTCCAGGCAAAGTTTTTGGGCTGAGCTAAATGCAGCTCACTTACGCCATAAGAACATTGTGCGAATTATAGCAGCTACCACGTGTATACCGGAGAATTTAGAAAACGGGGACAACATTGGCACAATAGTGATGGAATACGCAGGTGAACGAACTCTCCACCAGGTCATCTACGGTTGCGCAGAGACGCTCGAAGTGGACAGGTGGATTACGTTTTCCAAAAACATTGCGCATGGTCTTCAGTTCTTGCATTCTCATGGTATTGTTCATTTGGATATCAAACCTGCCAATGTATTGGTTTCGAGGGAGGATGTGTGTAAGATTGTTGACTTTGGCTGTTCACTGAAATTGGAGGTCGGGGGGGATCGGCCCAGCCCCCAAATGAGTCTTGGCGGGGGCACTTACACCCACCGAGCGCCTGAGCTGTTGAAGGGGGGAGACGTGTCTCCAAAATCCGACATCTACTCCCTAGGCATCACTATTTGGCAAATGATCACCAGAGAGCAGCCCTATACAGGCGACAGGCAATATGTTTTATACGCAGTAGTTGCATACGATTTACGCCCCTCGGTCACTGATGAGTCCTTCAAGTCACACCATGGGGACCTTTGCCGATCCATTGTGTCCAAGTGCTGGAGCGGTGAGCCAAGCTGGAGACCAAGCGCTCAAGATGTCATCACAGATCTGGACAAGATTCGGTCCGAACATTAA